The following coding sequences are from one Dama dama isolate Ldn47 chromosome 8, ASM3311817v1, whole genome shotgun sequence window:
- the DES gene encoding desmin: MSQAYSSSQRVSSYRRTFGGAPSFPLGSPLSSPVFPRAGFGTKGSSSSVTSRVYQVSRTSGGAGGLGALRASRLGATRVPSSYGAGELLDFSLADAVNQEFLTTRTNEKVELQELNDRFANYIEKVRFLEQQNAALAAEVNRLKGREPTRVAEIYEEELRELRRQVEVLTNQRARVDVERDNLLDDLQRLKAKLQEEIQLKEEAENNLAAFRADVDAATLARIDLERRIESLNEEIAFLKKVHEEEIRELQAQLQEQQVQVEMDMSKPDLTAALRDIRAQYETIAAKNISEAEEWYKSKVSDLTQAANKNNDALRQAKQEMMEYRHQIQSYTCEIDALKGTNDSLMRQMRELEDRFASEASGYQDNIARLEEEIRHLKDEMARHLREYQDLLNVKMALDVEIATYRKLLEGEESRINLPIQTFSALNFRETSPEQRGSEVHTKKTVMIKTIETRDGEVVSEATQQQHEVL, encoded by the exons ATGAGCCAGGCCTACTCGTCCAGCCAGCGGGTGTCGTCCTACCGCCGCACCTTCGGCGGGGCCCCCAGCTTCCCGCTCGGCTCCCCGCTGAGCTCGCCGGTGTTCCCGCGCGCGGGCTTCGGCACCAAGGGCTCCTCGAGCTCGGTGACATCCCGCGTGTACCAGGTGTCGCGCACgtcgggcggggccgggggcctgGGGGCGCTGCGGGCCAGCCGGCTGGGCGCGACCCGCGTGCCCTCCTCCTACGGCGCGGGCGAGCTGCTGGACTTCTCGCTGGCCGATGCCGTGAACCAGGAGTTCCTGACCACGCGCACCAACGAGAAGGTGGAGCTGCAGGAGCTCAATGATCGCTTCGCCAACTACATCGAGAAGGTGCGCTTCCTGGAGCAGCAGAACGCGGCGCTTGCCGCCGAGGTGAACCGGCTCAAGGGCCGGGAGCCGACGCGCGTGGCCGAGATCTACGAGGAGGAGCTGCGCGAGCTGCGGCGCCAGGTGGAGGTGCTTACTAACCAGCGCGCCCGCGTCGACGTCGAGCGGGACAACCTGCTGGACGACCTGCAGCGGCTCAAGGCCAA GCTGCAAGAGGAAATTCAGCTGAAAGAAGAAGCGGAGAACAATTTGGCTGCCTTCCGAGCC GACGTGGATGCAGCCACTCTAGCTCGAATTGACCTGGAGCGCAGGATCGAATCTCTCAACGAGGAAATCGCGTTCCTTAAGAAAGTGCACGAAGAG GAGATCCGTGAGCTACAGGCCCAGCTTCAGGAACAGCAGGTCCAGGTGGAGATGGACATGTCGAAACCAGACCTCACTGCTGCCCTCAGGGACATCCGTGCTCAGTATGAGACCATCGCGGCCAAGAATATCTCGGAAGCCGAGGAATGGTACAAGTCAAAG GTGTCCGACCTGACCCAGGCAGCCAACAAGAACAACGACGCGCTGCGCCAGGCCAAGCAGGAGATGATGGAGTACCGCCACCAGATTCAGTCCTACACCTGCGAGATCGACGCCCTCAAGGGCACC AACGACTCACTGATGAGGCAGATGAGGGAGCTGGAGGACCGCTTTGCTAGTGAGGCCAGTGGCTACCAGGACAACATCGCCCGCCTGGAGGAGGAGATCCGACACCTCAAGGATGAGATGGCCCGCCACCTGCGCGAGTACCAGGACCTGCTCAATGTCAAGATGGCCTTGGACGTGGAGATTGCCACCTACCGGAAGCTGCTGGAGGGCGAGGAGAGCCG GATCAACCTCCCTATCCAGACCTTCTCTGCCCTCAACTTCCGAG AAACAAGCCCCGAGCAGAGGGGTTCTGAGGTCCATACCAAGAAGACGGTGATGATCAAGACCATCGAGACCCGGGACGGGGAG GTCGTCAGTGAGGCCACACAGCAGCAGCATGAGGTGCTCTAA